CTTTTAAAGGCCAAGTTAGCCGTACCGCTCCGGCACCACGCGCCGCGTCCCTGCGTCTTTAAAGCGCGAGGAGAAAACTCCTCCCCCCCCGTGACTCGGCTGTCAGCGCGGTCCTTCTAGCCGGGACTGTCAAGCGCGCGCTTGCAGGAAATGACAGGCGGAAGGCAGGCGCGGTGGGATGGCGAACATACCGAAATAACTATGCGCGTCGTGCCTTTCCAGCCTCAGTACCAGAATGCGAGCGCGAGGCCGTCGAACGTCGCACCGGCGGAGCGGGAACGTGCGCGCGCCTCACCCTCCAAGTCCGCTCAGCGTTCTTGATCTCATGGACTTAAGTGGTGTAACTTCTAAACATTTTCCGAGCGGTTCCTCTGTTGAAATGCGGGAATTTTAACGAAAATATTAGTTGTGTTTAGGGAAAcgcttttttttggagggggaaAGGGTCCGGTGTCTAAATGGTGAAATCATGGTTCTCCGGTGGAAGTGTCCCTTCGGCGCAGTAATGtcgctgcatttttatttcaaataacagTCGGCGCACACTTCCCTCATGAGGATTTGGAGCGGTTCTGTGGACGGAACTAAGATGATGCCGAGTAAAAGCGTGGAATGGCTGCAGGACGAGCTCGAATCCGGCGCGAGTTCGCTGCTGCTCCTGGACTGCCGCTCGCACGAGCTCTTCGAGTCGTCCCACATCGAAACGGCCATCAACATCGCCATACCGGGGCTCATGCTGCGGAGGCTCAAGAAGGGCAACCTGCCCATCCGATCCATTATCCCCAACAACGACGACAAGGACAAGTTCGTGAAGCGCTGCAAGACGGACACGCTGCTTCTGTACGACGAGGCCACTCTGGACTGCCAGGAGAGCGGCGCGCCCGGCTCCGTGCTCGCGCTTCTTCTCCAGAAGCTGCGCGATGACGGCTGTAAGGCGTATTACCTCGAGGGTGAGCAGAGCGCGCGCCGCGGAGCGAGACGGACGCGGTGGCGCCGCAGTAGCGCGCGCCGAGCTCTTGCGCACATATGCAAGTGTTGTAAACTACAAAGTCGGCAGGCCTGCCTACATACAGGCGGCAAAAGGGCACGAGATTCGGAGCTCCGAGCTTTCGAAATAACCAGCTGCCTTTTTCCCTCATAGCTGggctgtaacttttttttttttaaagtaattaagcAAAGTTTACAAACACGTATTTAAACACCTTGATAATACCCTAGTCCGTATGATCTTTTTACTTCTTACGTGAGCGTTAGTGAAACGtgttcttttaattatatttttttcaaggttTTGCGTCtcgttttgttttaaaacaacgTCGACGCGTTCGAGCGCGATAGCAAAGTACGAGGCGAGTAACTTGGTGAACAGCGGAAAGACGTCGAGCGAATGTTTTAGTTTCACGTCAGAACTGCAATATTTGCCTCACTTTTCCCTCCGCGCCACCGAGAAATTTTACGCGAAACCGCGCTTGAAGAATGTGACGGGAGACGGAGGAAAAGTTGTCAATTAACATTCCAAAATGGCTCCGCCGTGCAGTTCCTTTCAGGAGGGCGGCCGCGTTTCTCATGAATGAACGGGAAGGGGAACGGAGGCGCGCTCGGttccatcatcatcctcatcaccgTCGTTATCAACAACAAGGGTCGAGCCGGATTTACATAAAGACAGCACACatatagagttttttttttggggtttttttttttttttttttaaatattttaaactaatGAACAAAAGTTGGCTACCAAAAATATTACTTGTTTCACACTGGTGTTTATCCTTCGCGATCATTAGGTAAAACCGTGACTTGGCAGCATAAATGAGCGAAGCGAAGTTGACATTGAGGCTGATGTAGTAACGGCGTCCCGTCTTCCGCGAGTGAAGCGGACGCACGTGTCCGCCGCGACTGTTGGGAAGCGCGAGCCGAGGATCACGTGAACCCGAAGGCCTTGCGGCACCTCGAACGACGCCGTTTTGAATGATTGTTTTTCATTGCCCTAATAATAATGTTGACAGCAATGAATCGGCTcaagtacagtaaaaatcacattttttcaggAAGGGAAAACAATATAATgtgtataattttatatatatataaaaaaaaatctggaacacTAGTGTTCTCATATTTACCACATTcagtaaaatgtgtttctccccccccccagtgttttCACATCTAATTTTAACAGACCAGGTGTGTTGAACTAGGTGGCTACAGGACTGCTCCATCCTGTGCCAGGGTTTCATAGTAACGCTTGCTGTTGTTTCCAGGGGGATTCAGCAGGTTTCAGACAGAGTACCCCGAGCACTGCGAGACCAGCCTGGATGTCTCCTGCCCCAGCAGCTCGCCCCCAGCGTCAGTTCTTGGGCTGGGGGGCTTGCGGATCAGCTCCGACTGTTCGGATGGGGAGTCGGACCGAGAGCCGGGCAGCGCCACTGAGTCAGAGGGAAGCCCGATGCCCAACAACCAACCTGCCTTTCCTGTTCAGATTCTCCCCTACCTTTACCTGGGTTGTGCCAAAGACTCCAGCAACCTGGATGTGCTGGGCAAATACAAC
This genomic window from Scleropages formosus chromosome 1, fSclFor1.1, whole genome shotgun sequence contains:
- the LOC108925559 gene encoding dual specificity protein phosphatase 7-like, with product MRIWSGSVDGTKMMPSKSVEWLQDELESGASSLLLLDCRSHELFESSHIETAINIAIPGLMLRRLKKGNLPIRSIIPNNDDKDKFVKRCKTDTLLLYDEATLDCQESGAPGSVLALLLQKLRDDGCKAYYLEGGFSRFQTEYPEHCETSLDVSCPSSSPPASVLGLGGLRISSDCSDGESDREPGSATESEGSPMPNNQPAFPVQILPYLYLGCAKDSSNLDVLGKYNIKYILNVTPNLPNMFEHDRKFKYKQIPISDHWSQNLSQFFPEAISFIDEARSNKCGVLVHCLAGISRSVTVTVAYLMQELHLSLNDAYDFVKRKKSNISPNFNFMGQLLDFERTLGLKSPCDNRSPSGPLYFTTPTNHNVFQLDTLEST